A window from Streptomyces sp. NBC_00335 encodes these proteins:
- a CDS encoding DUF6912 family protein: MRVYVPLTLPGLAEAHQAGELGPAPLRAYAVTPGLREWYVSDDIEELEYAALTRAAAASLRMIAEDGAAPRKRVVVALDVDDKAATATPGADEATLGQVALAGAVRLAVAAAVHVDAEEALEDVSAAVAAVPAADGGDEDARSTVDGAEDHELLWFGIQEIPGLLK; encoded by the coding sequence ATGCGCGTGTACGTCCCCCTGACCCTCCCCGGGCTCGCCGAGGCGCACCAGGCGGGTGAGCTGGGCCCGGCTCCGCTGCGGGCGTACGCCGTCACGCCCGGGCTGCGCGAGTGGTACGTCTCGGACGACATCGAGGAGCTGGAGTACGCCGCCCTGACCAGGGCCGCCGCCGCCTCGCTGCGGATGATCGCCGAGGACGGGGCCGCGCCCCGCAAGCGGGTCGTGGTCGCCCTCGACGTGGACGACAAGGCCGCCACCGCCACCCCCGGCGCCGACGAGGCCACGCTGGGCCAGGTGGCCCTCGCCGGGGCCGTACGGCTCGCGGTGGCCGCCGCGGTGCACGTGGACGCGGAAGAGGCCCTGGAGGACGTGAGCGCCGCCGTGGCGGCCGTCCCGGCCGCGGACGGGGGCGACGAGGACGCGCGGTCCACCGTCGACGGTGCCGAGGACCACGAGCTGCTGTGGTTCGGGATCCAGGAGATTCCGGGGCTGCTGAAGTGA
- a CDS encoding winged helix-turn-helix domain-containing protein — protein MTLISLSADEARRIALRAQGFMGAPDRRGGVRGILRHLGAVQLDTISVLARSHELIPYARLGAVGRSTVEASYWSDQHAFEYWSHAACILPMEEWPHFAFRRRANKARGHRWHVLEDKHRSTKTVLDRLAAEGPLTSTELGGAKNGGEWFEWSETKIAVEWLLDVGEVVCSERRGWKRVYDLPERAVPAALLHDDLDDRECKRRLVALAGQSLGVGTRSDIADYHRLKAVDFDAVVEDAGLIPVEVEGWGKPAWADPSALASVPRGRHRTTLLSPFDSLVWERPRTERIFGFTHRLEAYVPKSRRIHGYFAMPLLAGGHLQGRVDPAREGTTLVARQLSLTTPKAARPMAEALREAASWVGCDTIRIDRASSPAEAEAVTAELSTL, from the coding sequence ATGACCTTGATCTCGCTGTCCGCCGACGAGGCCCGCCGGATCGCCCTGCGCGCGCAGGGCTTCATGGGAGCCCCCGACCGCCGCGGCGGGGTACGCGGAATCCTGCGTCACCTGGGCGCCGTCCAGCTCGACACGATCTCCGTACTGGCCCGCTCCCACGAGCTCATCCCGTACGCCCGCCTCGGCGCGGTCGGCCGCTCCACGGTCGAAGCCTCGTACTGGTCGGACCAGCACGCCTTCGAGTACTGGTCGCACGCGGCCTGCATCCTGCCGATGGAGGAGTGGCCGCACTTCGCCTTCCGCCGCCGGGCCAACAAGGCCCGCGGCCACCGCTGGCACGTCCTGGAGGACAAGCACCGCTCGACGAAGACGGTCCTGGACCGCCTCGCCGCCGAAGGCCCTCTGACCTCGACCGAGCTGGGCGGCGCCAAGAACGGCGGCGAGTGGTTCGAATGGTCCGAGACGAAAATCGCGGTGGAGTGGCTCCTCGACGTCGGCGAGGTGGTCTGCTCCGAGCGGCGCGGCTGGAAGCGGGTCTACGACCTCCCCGAGCGCGCGGTCCCCGCCGCCCTGCTCCACGACGACCTGGACGACCGCGAGTGCAAGCGCCGCCTGGTGGCCCTCGCGGGGCAGTCCCTGGGCGTCGGCACCCGCTCCGACATCGCGGACTACCACCGGCTCAAGGCCGTCGACTTCGACGCGGTGGTCGAGGACGCGGGCCTGATCCCGGTGGAAGTGGAAGGCTGGGGAAAGCCGGCCTGGGCAGACCCCTCAGCGCTGGCGTCCGTGCCCCGGGGCCGCCACCGCACGACCCTCCTCTCCCCGTTCGACTCCCTGGTCTGGGAGCGCCCGCGCACGGAGCGGATCTTCGGCTTCACCCACCGCCTGGAGGCGTACGTCCCCAAGTCCCGGCGGATCCACGGCTACTTCGCGATGCCCCTGCTGGCCGGAGGCCACCTCCAGGGCCGAGTGGACCCGGCCCGCGAGGGCACCACCCTGGTGGCCCGCCAACTCTCCCTGACCACCCCGAAGGCAGCCCGCCCCATGGCCGAAGCCCTCCGCGAGGCCGCCTCCTGGGTCGGCTGCGACACCATCCGAATCGACCGCGCGAGCTCTCCCGCGGAAGCAGAAGCGGTAACCGCAGAACTCTCCACCCTCTGA
- a CDS encoding GNAT family N-acetyltransferase, producing MEPTVLNTARLQLRPFGPADEDEVFAACQDPDIQRWTMVPSPYEREHARGFVGELVPGGWRDDTGYSFAVRLGPGGPLVAAVGVHVHEAFGANSYEIGFWAVKEHRGQGFMAEAVTAVARWAFTDLGAVRLEWRAEVGNAGSRAVAEKTGFQIEGLLRASLHRADGVRDSWVGALLPADIGLPSAVPYLPAVSGAA from the coding sequence ATGGAACCCACCGTCCTGAACACCGCCCGACTGCAGCTGCGCCCCTTCGGCCCGGCCGACGAGGACGAGGTCTTCGCCGCCTGCCAGGACCCCGACATCCAACGCTGGACCATGGTCCCCTCCCCGTACGAGCGCGAGCACGCCCGCGGCTTCGTCGGCGAGCTGGTTCCCGGCGGCTGGCGCGACGACACCGGTTACTCCTTCGCCGTCCGCCTCGGCCCCGGCGGCCCGCTGGTCGCGGCCGTCGGCGTCCACGTGCACGAGGCGTTCGGGGCGAACTCGTACGAGATCGGCTTCTGGGCGGTCAAGGAACACCGCGGGCAGGGCTTCATGGCCGAGGCCGTCACCGCCGTAGCCCGCTGGGCCTTCACCGACCTGGGCGCCGTACGCCTGGAATGGCGCGCCGAGGTCGGCAACGCCGGCTCCCGCGCCGTCGCCGAGAAGACCGGATTCCAGATCGAGGGACTCCTGCGGGCCTCCCTGCACCGTGCCGACGGCGTCCGCGACTCGTGGGTGGGCGCGCTGCTCCCCGCGGACATCGGCCTGCCGTCCGCCGTCCCGTACCTGCCCGCTGTCAGTGGCGCCGCCTAG
- a CDS encoding HAD family hydrolase, with protein MAAAPEGPAAPVRAPAAPHIVWDWNGTLLHDIDAVIAATNASFAELGLAPITLERYRELYVVPVPKFYERLMGRLPTDAEWLVMDEAFHRHYWVAAEDAGLAEGARELLRGWQAEGLTQSLLSLAPHDQLVPLVRAHGIDGHFLRVDGRTGPSHTTKAGHLVRHLAALDGTGVSAGRTVLIGDAVDDALAAAHVGARAVLYTGGSHSRGSLESAGVPVVDSLAEAVRTARELAG; from the coding sequence GTGGCCGCCGCGCCCGAGGGCCCGGCGGCACCGGTCCGCGCCCCCGCGGCCCCGCACATCGTCTGGGACTGGAACGGCACGCTGCTCCACGACATCGACGCCGTGATAGCCGCCACCAACGCCTCCTTCGCCGAGCTCGGCCTCGCGCCGATCACCCTGGAGCGGTACCGCGAGCTGTACGTCGTACCGGTGCCGAAGTTCTACGAGCGCCTCATGGGACGGCTCCCCACGGACGCCGAGTGGCTGGTCATGGACGAGGCCTTCCACCGCCACTACTGGGTGGCCGCCGAGGACGCCGGGCTCGCCGAGGGGGCACGTGAGCTGCTGCGGGGCTGGCAGGCGGAGGGGCTGACGCAGTCGCTGCTGTCCCTCGCGCCCCACGACCAGCTCGTGCCACTCGTCCGGGCGCACGGGATCGACGGGCACTTCCTGCGCGTCGACGGGCGTACCGGGCCCTCCCACACCACCAAGGCGGGGCACCTCGTACGTCACTTGGCGGCCCTGGACGGGACGGGAGTGAGCGCCGGTCGTACGGTACTCATCGGAGACGCCGTGGACGACGCGCTGGCCGCCGCGCACGTGGGCGCGCGGGCCGTCCTCTATACGGGCGGTTCGCACAGCCGCGGCAGTCTGGAATCAGCCGGTGTCCCCGTCGTGGACAGCCTGGCGGAGGCCGTACGCACTGCTCGCGAGCTGGCCGGATAG
- a CDS encoding response regulator — MADSFGPVRDDNGAGCREEDQVAEPIRVLVVDDHALFRRGLEIVLAQEEDIQVVGEAGDGAEAVDKAADLLPDIVLMDVRMPRRGGIEACTSIKEVAPSAKIIMLTISDEEADLYDAIKAGATGYLLKEISTDEVATAIRAVADGQSQISPSMASKLLTEFKSMIQRTDERRLVPAPRLTDRELEVLKLVATGMNNRDIAKELFISENTVKNHVRNILEKLQLHSRMEAVVYAMREKILEIR; from the coding sequence ATGGCGGACAGCTTCGGGCCGGTGCGTGATGACAACGGTGCGGGCTGCCGTGAGGAGGACCAGGTGGCAGAGCCGATCCGGGTGCTCGTGGTCGACGACCACGCGCTGTTCCGGCGCGGGCTGGAGATCGTCCTCGCGCAGGAAGAGGACATCCAGGTCGTCGGCGAGGCGGGGGACGGGGCGGAGGCCGTGGACAAGGCGGCCGATCTGCTGCCGGACATCGTGCTGATGGATGTGCGGATGCCGCGGCGCGGCGGGATCGAGGCCTGTACCTCGATCAAGGAGGTGGCGCCCTCCGCGAAGATCATCATGCTGACGATCAGCGACGAGGAGGCGGACCTCTACGACGCGATCAAGGCGGGGGCGACCGGGTACCTGCTGAAGGAGATCTCGACGGACGAGGTCGCGACGGCGATTCGTGCGGTTGCGGACGGGCAGTCGCAGATCAGTCCTTCGATGGCGTCGAAGCTGCTGACGGAGTTCAAGTCGATGATCCAGCGGACGGACGAGCGGCGGTTGGTGCCGGCGCCGCGGCTGACGGATCGGGAGCTTGAGGTTTTGAAGCTGGTGGCCACCGGGATGAACAACCGCGATATCGCGAAGGAGTTGTTCATCTCCGAGAACACCGTGAAGAACCATGTGCGGAACATTCTGGAGAAGCTGCAGTTGCACTCCAGGATGGAGGCGGTGGTGTACGCGATGCGGGAGAAGATCCTCGAGATCCGGTAG
- a CDS encoding Rv3235 family protein encodes MPISTPRTAESTTTPTPTPTPTRPTSPAPTGAARRPVTTGSATPRTPGSAGAGTGPGRGSARPASTGPGSARPGRRHDRRRPSAGIHRGPHDWFAERLLAVLSGRRPVHSLIGHTIGPAYDQLITLAPADPPQERPYEARRPSPVLHGCGRFTPGPGVIEAFARIATGDRLTALAFRLEQGPDLRWRCAAVELHGPRP; translated from the coding sequence ATGCCCATCAGCACCCCCCGCACCGCCGAAAGCACCACCACCCCCACCCCCACCCCCACCCCCACGAGGCCCACGAGCCCCGCACCCACCGGGGCCGCCCGGCGCCCAGTAACCACCGGGAGCGCGACCCCCCGCACGCCCGGCAGCGCCGGAGCCGGCACAGGCCCCGGCCGCGGCTCCGCGAGGCCCGCGAGCACCGGCCCCGGCTCCGCGCGGCCCGGCCGCCGCCACGACCGGCGCCGGCCCTCCGCCGGGATCCACCGCGGCCCCCACGACTGGTTCGCCGAACGGCTGCTCGCCGTCCTCAGCGGACGCCGTCCCGTGCACTCCCTGATCGGCCACACCATCGGCCCGGCCTACGACCAGCTGATCACCCTCGCCCCCGCCGACCCGCCGCAGGAGCGCCCGTACGAGGCCCGCCGGCCCAGCCCCGTCCTGCACGGATGCGGCCGCTTCACCCCCGGTCCGGGGGTCATCGAGGCCTTCGCCCGCATCGCCACGGGCGACCGCCTCACCGCGCTGGCCTTCCGCCTGGAGCAGGGCCCCGACCTGCGCTGGCGCTGCGCCGCCGTGGAACTCCACGGCCCGCGCCCGTGA
- the secA gene encoding preprotein translocase subunit SecA, whose translation MSVFNKLMRAGEGKILKKLHRIADQVNSIEEDFVNLSDADLRALTDEYKQRFQDGESLDDLLPEAFATVREAAKRVLGQRHYDVQMMGGAALHLGYVAEMKTGEGKTLVGTLPAYLNALSGKGVHLITVNDYLAERDSEMMGRVHKFLGLEVGCILANMSPAQRREQYAADITYGTNNEFGFDYLRDNMAWSQDELVQRGHNFAVVDEVDSILVDEARTPLIISGPADQATKWYADFAKLVTRLTKGEPGQPLKGIEETGDYEVDEKKRTVGIHESGVAKVEDWLGIENLYESVNTPLVGYLNNAIKAKELFKNDKDYVVIDGEVMIVDEHTGRILAGRRYNEGMHQAIEAKEGVDIKDENQTLATITLQNFFRLYSKLSGMTGTAMTEAAEFHQIYKLGVVPIPTNRDMVRKDQADLIYRTEVAKFAAVVDDIAEKHEKGQPILVGTTSVEKSEYLSQQLSKRGIPHEVLNAKQHDREATIVAQAGRRGAVTVATNMAGRGTDIKLGGNPDDLAEAELRQRGLDPEEHIEEWAHALPEALTRAEAAVKAEFEEVKELGGLYVLGTERHESRRIDNQLRGRSGRQGDPGESRFYLSLGDDLMRLFKAQMVERVMSMANVPDDVPIENKMVTRAIASAQSQVETQNFETRKNVLKYDEVLNNQRTVIYKERRRVLEGEDLQDQIRHMMDDTIDAYITAETVEGFAEEWDLDRLWNAFRQLYPIKVTVEELEDAAGDRAGITAEFIAESVKDDIHEQYEAREATLGSDIMRELERRVVLSVLDRKWREHLYEMDYLQEGIGLRAMAQKDPLVEYQREGFDMFNAMQEGIKEESVGYLFNLEVQVEQQVEEVLVSDSGPSLTKPEIRAKGLDAPQRPDRLHFSAPTVDGEGGVVEGDFESESGDDSDGMTRAERRKAAKATGGRRRKK comes from the coding sequence GTGTCCGTCTTCAACAAGCTCATGCGTGCAGGCGAAGGCAAGATCCTCAAAAAACTGCACCGCATCGCGGACCAGGTCAACTCCATCGAAGAGGACTTCGTCAACCTCTCCGACGCCGACTTGCGTGCGCTCACGGACGAGTACAAGCAGCGCTTCCAGGACGGCGAGAGCCTGGACGACCTGCTGCCCGAGGCCTTCGCGACGGTCCGCGAGGCCGCCAAGCGCGTCCTCGGCCAGCGTCACTACGACGTACAGATGATGGGTGGCGCCGCGCTGCACCTCGGCTACGTGGCCGAGATGAAGACCGGTGAGGGCAAGACCCTCGTCGGCACGCTGCCCGCGTACCTGAACGCGCTGTCCGGCAAGGGCGTCCACCTGATCACGGTGAACGACTACCTCGCCGAGCGCGACTCCGAGATGATGGGCCGGGTGCACAAGTTCCTCGGCCTGGAGGTCGGGTGCATCCTGGCGAACATGTCTCCGGCGCAGCGCCGTGAGCAGTACGCCGCCGACATCACGTACGGCACGAACAACGAGTTCGGTTTCGACTACCTCCGCGACAACATGGCGTGGTCGCAGGACGAGCTCGTCCAGCGCGGCCACAACTTCGCCGTGGTCGACGAGGTCGACTCGATCCTGGTCGACGAGGCCCGTACCCCGCTGATCATCTCGGGTCCGGCCGACCAGGCCACCAAGTGGTACGCGGACTTCGCGAAGCTGGTCACGCGCCTGACCAAGGGCGAGCCCGGTCAGCCCCTCAAGGGCATCGAGGAGACCGGCGACTACGAGGTCGACGAGAAGAAGCGCACCGTCGGCATCCACGAGTCCGGTGTCGCGAAGGTCGAGGACTGGCTCGGCATCGAGAACCTCTACGAGTCGGTGAACACCCCGCTCGTCGGCTACCTGAACAACGCCATCAAGGCGAAGGAACTGTTCAAGAACGACAAGGACTACGTCGTCATCGACGGCGAAGTCATGATCGTCGACGAGCACACCGGCCGCATCCTCGCCGGCCGCCGCTACAACGAGGGCATGCACCAGGCGATCGAGGCGAAGGAAGGGGTGGACATCAAGGACGAGAACCAGACCCTCGCGACGATCACCCTCCAGAACTTCTTCCGCCTGTACTCGAAGCTGTCGGGCATGACCGGTACGGCCATGACCGAGGCCGCCGAGTTCCACCAGATCTACAAGCTCGGTGTCGTCCCGATCCCGACCAACCGCGACATGGTCCGCAAGGACCAGGCCGACCTGATCTACCGCACCGAGGTCGCGAAGTTCGCCGCCGTCGTCGACGACATCGCGGAGAAGCACGAGAAGGGCCAGCCGATCCTCGTCGGTACGACGTCGGTCGAGAAGTCCGAGTACCTCTCGCAGCAGCTCTCCAAGCGCGGCATCCCGCACGAGGTGCTGAACGCGAAGCAGCACGACCGCGAGGCCACGATCGTCGCCCAGGCGGGCCGTCGCGGCGCCGTCACGGTCGCCACGAACATGGCCGGCCGCGGTACCGACATCAAGCTCGGCGGCAACCCGGACGACCTCGCCGAGGCCGAGCTGCGCCAGCGCGGTCTGGACCCGGAGGAGCACATCGAGGAGTGGGCGCACGCCCTTCCCGAGGCGCTCACGCGGGCCGAGGCGGCCGTGAAGGCGGAGTTCGAGGAGGTCAAGGAGCTCGGCGGGCTGTACGTGCTGGGCACCGAGCGCCACGAGTCGCGCCGTATCGACAACCAGCTGCGCGGCCGCTCCGGCCGACAGGGCGACCCGGGCGAGTCCCGCTTCTACCTGTCGCTCGGCGACGACCTGATGCGGCTGTTCAAGGCGCAGATGGTCGAGCGCGTCATGTCGATGGCCAACGTGCCGGACGACGTGCCGATCGAGAACAAGATGGTCACGCGGGCCATCGCTTCGGCCCAGTCGCAGGTCGAGACCCAGAACTTCGAGACGCGCAAGAACGTCCTGAAGTACGACGAGGTGCTGAACAACCAGCGCACCGTCATCTACAAGGAGCGCCGCCGGGTGCTGGAGGGCGAAGACCTCCAGGACCAGATCCGTCACATGATGGACGACACGATCGACGCGTACATCACGGCCGAGACGGTCGAGGGGTTCGCGGAGGAGTGGGACCTGGACCGGCTGTGGAACGCCTTCCGGCAGCTCTACCCGATCAAGGTCACGGTGGAGGAGCTGGAGGACGCCGCGGGCGACCGCGCCGGCATCACCGCCGAGTTCATCGCGGAGTCCGTCAAGGACGACATCCACGAGCAGTACGAGGCCCGCGAGGCCACGCTCGGCTCCGACATCATGCGCGAGCTGGAGCGCCGCGTGGTGCTGTCGGTGCTGGACCGCAAGTGGCGCGAGCACCTGTACGAGATGGACTACCTGCAGGAGGGCATCGGCCTGCGGGCGATGGCCCAGAAGGACCCGCTGGTCGAGTACCAGCGCGAGGGCTTCGACATGTTCAACGCCATGCAGGAGGGCATCAAGGAGGAGTCCGTCGGCTACCTGTTCAACCTGGAGGTCCAGGTCGAGCAGCAGGTCGAGGAGGTCCTGGTGTCGGACTCCGGTCCGTCGCTGACCAAGCCGGAGATCCGGGCGAAGGGTCTGGACGCCCCGCAGCGGCCGGACCGGCTGCACTTCTCCGCGCCCACCGTGGACGGTGAGGGCGGCGTCGTCGAGGGCGACTTCGAATCGGAGTCCGGTGACGACTCCGACGGGATGACGCGCGCGGAGCGCCGCAAGGCCGCGAAGGCCACGGGCGGCCGTCGCCGCAAGAAGTAA